From the genome of Larimichthys crocea isolate SSNF unplaced genomic scaffold, L_crocea_2.0 scaffold146, whole genome shotgun sequence, one region includes:
- the LOC104932318 gene encoding SLAM family member 9 — translation MDKQAMLLLLLAALNFAQTEVNVKYFVEGGNMVLEPSVSERITNILWKHNDYLLAEWVENEVDLTYYDSFASRTTLNITTGRLEITKVTKADVGLYSLQINDRIYNESYDVKVIKEVPKPTVRLGQQDNKPSLICEGETEAAEPVTYTWTKNGHEQNYGKTLEVPRSELFHFQTFSCRMKNPVSEKESRPLLISIVKF, via the coding sequence ATGGACAAACAggcgatgctgctgctgctgttggcgGCGCTGAACTTTGCTCAAACCGAAGTCAATGTCAAATACTTTGTGGAAGGTGGAAACATGGTTCTGGAGCCTTCTGTCTCTGAACGTATCACCAACATCCTGTGGAAACACAATGACTACCTGCTGGCTGAGTGGGTAGAAAACGAGGTTGATCTGACTTATTACGATTCTTTTGCCAGCCGCACAACCCTGAACATAACCACTGGACGTCTGGAGATCACGAAGGTGACTAAAGCTGACGTCGGTTTGTACTCTTTACAAATTAACGATAGGATCTATAATGAGAGTTATGACGTTAAAGTGATCAAGGAAGTGCCCAAGCCTACAGTCCGGCTCGGTCAGCAGGACAATAAGCCTTCGCTGATCTGTGAGggtgaaactgaagcagctgaacCCGTCACCTACACCTGGACAAAGAACGGTCACGAGCAGAACTATGGAAAAACCTTGGAGGTCCCCAGATCTgagttatttcattttcaaaccttCTCCTGCCGGATGAAGAACCCAGTCAGTGAGAAAGAAAGTCGGCCCTTACTCATCTCGATTGTTAAGTTCTGA